The following are from one region of the Ischnura elegans chromosome X, ioIscEleg1.1, whole genome shotgun sequence genome:
- the LOC124170539 gene encoding uncharacterized protein LOC124170539, with protein sequence MTFRRHLVPDGSRWHAYVTPSGRNGGRIPYFRCNNGIRFKPKRNLREGDIVILKDELSPPRRWPFDNTTRQAVCSNIAAQLFSGHVTCCSTADRLTITSLAYVRSVYKVVRSERHTCDLDYSDGEGVDLVTCSRLFRCVAL encoded by the exons ATGACCTTCAGAAGACATTTGGTTCCAGATGGAAGCAGATGGCATGCATACGTAACTCCTTCTGGAAGAAATGGAGGAAGGATACCCTACTTCAGATGCAACAACGGAATTAGGTTCAAGCCTAAACGGAATCTACGAGAGGGAGACATCGTCATCCTCAAGGACGAGCTCTCACCCCCAAGGAGGTGGCCCTTTG ATAATACAACGAGGCAGGCCGTATGTTCGAACATCGCTGCGCAACTGTTTTCGGGCCACGTCACATGCTGCTCAACTGCAGACAGACTAACCATCACCTCACTCGCTTACGTTCGCTCCGTGTATAAGGTTGTGCGGAGCGAGAGACATACCTGTGACCTCGACTACTCCGATGGAGAAGGCGTCGATCTGGTCACATGTTCAAGACTCTTTCGTTGTGTTGCTTTGTGA